In one Lolium rigidum isolate FL_2022 chromosome 3, APGP_CSIRO_Lrig_0.1, whole genome shotgun sequence genomic region, the following are encoded:
- the LOC124700599 gene encoding probable N-acetyltransferase HLS1, producing MVVAVAAVVEEEEAAAVVVRVREYDGGRDRGGVEEVERECEVGSSGGGSGKMCLFTDLLGDPLCRIRNSPAYLMLVAEIATGTGTGSGGGGGRGTRIVGLVRGCVKSVVSGSSHGKDPIYTKVAYILGLRVCPTHRRKGVGKKLVERMEEWFRQTGAEYSYMATEQDNEASVQLFTGRCGYAKFRTPSVLVHPVFRHALGLSRRVSIVKLEPRDAERLYRWHFAAVEFFPDDIDAVLSNALSLGTFVAVPAGTRWDGDVEAFIASPPASWAVLSVWNCMDAFRLEVRGAPRVMRAAAGATRMVDRAVPWLGIPSIPNVFRPFGLYFLYGLGGAGPGAPRMVRALCRHAHNMARRGGCGVVATEVVACEPVRTGVPHWARLGAEDLWCMKRLADGYTHGTLGDWTKATPGRSIFVDPREF from the exons ATGGTCGTGGCGGTTGctgcggtggtggaggaggaggaggcggcggcggtggtggtgaggGTGCGAGAGTACGACGGTGGTCGTGACCGCGGTGgcgtggaggaggtggagcgggAGTGCGAGGTGGGTTccagcggcggcggctccggcaagaTGTGCCTCTTCACTGACCTCCTCGGCGACCCACTCTGCCGCATTCGCAACTCGCCGGCCTACCTGATGCTG GTCGCGGAGATAGcaaccggcaccggcaccggaagcggcggcggcggcggccgtggcacTAGGATTGTCGGCCTCGTCCGCGGCTGCGTCAAGTCTGTCGTCTCCGGCAGCTCCCATGGCAAGGACCCCATCTACACCAAGGTCGCGTACATCCTCGGCCTCCGCGTCTGCCCCACCCACCG GCGGAAAGGGGTGGGGAAGAAGCTCGTGGAGCGGATGGAGGAATGGTTCCGGCAGACGGGCGCGGAGTACTCGTACATGGCGACGGAGCAGGACAACGAGGCGTCCGTGCAGCTCTTCACGGGCCGCTGCGGCTACGCCAAGTTCCGCACGCCGTCCGTACTCGTGCACCCGGTGTTCCGCCACGCCCTCGGGCTCTCCCGCCGCGTCTCCATCGTGAAGCTCGAGCCTCGCGACGCCGAACGGCTCTACCGCTGGCACTTCGCTGCCGTGGAGTTCTTCCCGGACGACATCGACGCCGTGCTGTCCAACGCCCTGTCGCTCGGCACGTTCGTCGCGGTGCCCGCGGGGACGAGGTGGGACGGAGACGTCGAGGCGTTCATCGCGTCGCCGCCGGCGTCGTGGGCGGTGCTGAGCGTGTGGAACTGCATGGACGCCTTCCGCCTCGAGGTGCGCGGAGCTCCGCGCGTGatgcgcgccgccgcgggcgcgacGCGGATGGTGGACCGCGCGGTGCCGTGGCTCGGGATCCCTTCCATCCCAAACGTGTTCAGGCCGTTCGGGCTCTACTTCCTCTACGGCCTGGGCGGCGCTGGGCCCGGGGCGCCGAGGATGGTGCGCGCGCTGTGCCGGCACGCGCACAACATGGCACGTCGCGGCGGATGCGGTGTGGTGGCCACCGAGGTCGTCGCATGCGAGCCTGTCCGTACCGGTGTGCCGCACTGGGCGCGCCTGGGCGCCGAGGACCTGTGGTGCATGAAGCGGCTCGCGGACGGGTACACCCACGGCACGCTCGGTGACTGGACCAAGGCGACGCCCGGACGCTCCATCTTCGTCGATCCTAGAGAGTTTTGA